From the genome of Apium graveolens cultivar Ventura unplaced genomic scaffold, ASM990537v1 ctg669, whole genome shotgun sequence, one region includes:
- the LOC141703469 gene encoding uncharacterized protein LOC141703469, translated as MGELKHFLHEHKLILNEAEPVVCKDVECDMCRQPINKLIDAFYSCNISLIDDSSSSNCAGFFLHKTCSELPSTFTHPMFPQHPLSLLSRPYKKNYYYKCYACVGVSQGFMYVSNSEKVCLKCVKSELRSLEGRTHDHPGHNHPLTLVQRPALFLCDACNTTATDLSYICNKCCFWIHKSCADAPITYQCKFHKEHTLILDYSLPQEYREFFWLCGICSKFINHSYWVYYCANCRFFAHVKCASLPEMLSDDDSGESNLMHFPAHDEASLHKMMQQCIMKATDDALLHNSATTAEPSSYIKHWAHKHQLTLRNKNSKTLTLDLNHKLEDTELLICDGCAKPISLVDEIFYECKSCNFFLHRSCALFPEKMEHHLAGNQVDDISLVREFNELGFILCQSCHILGNGIFLSINKTTLFDIGCASLPRIIKHEGHRHPLNQLKYPDDDFCKACLFEYALRKEKIMYGCEKCGFYIHVWCALRPHMMKHRWDPHPLYLILFVKNVADHPHDFDCEFCSENIDPTTWFYHCNTCDLSFHIHCIDPYYLFSNMKLGATNICCDSHPHPHGLTLVLNKKKRRCSTCGEDATGVPVLECSPCKYVVHIHKCVK; from the exons ATGGGAGAATTGAAACATTTTCTTCATGAGCATAAGCTAATACTAAATGAAGCCGAGCCTGTTGTTTGCAAGGATGTAGAATGTGATATGTGTAGACAGCCAATAAACAAGCTCATAGACGCATTTTATAGCTGCAACATCTCCCTTATCGATGATAGTTCATCAAGTAACTGTGCAGGTTTCTTTTTGCATAAAACTTGTTCTGAGTTGCCCTCCACGTTTACACACCCTATGTTCCCACAACACCCTCTAAGCCTCCTTTCGCGTccatataaaaaaaattattattataagtGTTATGCTTGTGTAGGTGTTTCTCAGGGCTTTATGTATGTTTCCAACAGCGAAAAAGTTTGTCTGAAATGCGTAAAATCTGAACTTAGATCTCTAGAGGGACGTACCCATGATCATCCAGGTCACAATCACCCATTAACCTTAGTCCAAAGGCCAGCTTTGTTCCTTTGTGATGCTTGTAACACGACAGCTACAGATTTGTCCTATATCTGTAACAAATGTTGTTTCTGGATACACAAGAGTTGTGCCGATGCACCCATCACCTACCAATGCAAATTTCACAAAGAACACACCCTAATCTTGGACTACTCTCTTCCCCAAGAATATCGTGAATTTTTCTGGTTGTGCGGCATATGTAGTAAATTTATAAATCACAGCTACTGGGTTTATTATTGCGCAAATTGCAGATTTTTTGCTCACGTGAAATGTGCTTCATTACCTGAGATGTTGAG TGACGATGATAGCGGAGAGTCCAATTTGATGCACTTTCCAGCGCATGATGAAGCATCACTACATAAAATGATGCAGCAGTGTATCATGAAGGCAACAGATGATGCTCTCCTGCATAATTCTGCCACTACTGCGGAGCCTTCGTCTTATATCAAGCATTGGGCGCATAAACACCAGCTGACGCTCAGAAACAAGAACTCAAAAACTTTGACCCTTGACTTGAATCATAAATTAGAAGATACTGAATTGCTAATTTGCGATGGGTGCGCTAAGCCAATCTCCTTGGTTGATGAAATATTCTATGAATGCAAATCATGCAATTTTTTTCTCCACAGATCATGCGCCCTGTTTCCGGAAAAGATGGAGCATCATCTAGCAGGCAACCAAGTCGATGATATTTCACTAGTACGAGAGTTCAATGAACTAGGTTTTATACTATGCCAAAGTTGCCACATCCTTGGTAATGGGATTTTCTTGTCGATCAATAAAACAACTTTATTTGACATCGGGTGTGCTTCATTACCGAGAATAATTAAACATGAAGGTCATCGACACCCTCTTAACCAATTGAAGTATCCAGACGATGACTTTTGCAAAGCATGTTTGTTTGAATATGCATTACGTAAAGAAAAAATCATGTATGGGTGTGAAAAATGTGGATTCTACATACATGTATGGTGTGCCTTAAGACCACATATGATGAAACATCGATGGGATCCGCATCCTCTCTACTTGATTCTGTTTGTCAAGAATGTAGCTGATCACCCTCACGATTTCGATTGTGAATTTTGCTCCGAAAATATTGACCCAACCACTTGGTTTTATCACTGCAATACTTGTGATCTATCATTTCATATCCACTGTATTGATCCATATTATCTGTTTTCAAACATGAAGCTTGGTGCTACTAACATTTGTTGTGACTCGCATCCTCACCCGCACGGCCTCACATTGGTTCTAAACAAAAAGAAGCGAAGATGCAGCACATGCGGTGAAGATGCAACCGGCGTGCCAGTTCTCGAGTGTTCACCATGCAAATATGTAGTGCATATTCACAAATGTGTAAAATGA